One Neosynechococcus sphagnicola sy1 genomic region harbors:
- a CDS encoding methyltransferase, translating into MTDSNSLAAVTTPPDQIFNDQWHLYQKVLHHNYMGHREVYGVVHDLLLQQFHHPFSLLDLGCGDAEFISQALVETPIATYTGVDLSATALAIAQENLAALPCQSTWVQDDFFDWVQNYEHPFDLILVSFSLHHLSLAQKDLVMGRLSQLLKPAGVLMLIDICRRPEEDRETYLRRYMAAVQQDWSRLTPQEYQMVESHITICDFPETQITLTELGHRHGFQSVTCQYQDPADTTLLLCFER; encoded by the coding sequence ATGACAGACTCCAACTCCCTGGCAGCAGTGACTACCCCTCCCGATCAGATCTTTAATGATCAGTGGCATCTCTACCAAAAAGTCCTGCACCACAATTACATGGGACATCGTGAAGTTTATGGTGTAGTTCATGACTTGCTGTTGCAGCAGTTTCACCATCCTTTTTCCCTCTTAGATCTAGGATGTGGAGATGCTGAATTTATCTCCCAAGCGCTGGTAGAGACCCCCATTGCCACCTATACAGGGGTGGATCTGTCGGCTACAGCCCTAGCGATCGCCCAGGAAAATCTGGCGGCGCTGCCCTGCCAGAGCACCTGGGTGCAGGATGACTTTTTTGATTGGGTGCAAAATTACGAGCACCCCTTTGATTTGATTTTGGTATCTTTTTCGCTGCACCACCTATCCCTGGCGCAAAAAGATTTGGTCATGGGGCGACTGTCCCAGCTCCTCAAACCAGCGGGGGTTTTAATGTTAATTGATATCTGTCGCCGCCCTGAGGAGGATCGGGAAACCTATCTCCGTCGTTATATGGCAGCGGTACAGCAGGATTGGAGCCGACTCACCCCCCAGGAATACCAGATGGTGGAAAGTCACATTACCATCTGTGATTTTCCTGAAACCCAAATTACCCTGACGGAATTAGGGCACCGCCATGGATTCCAATCCGTAACCTGTCAATACCAAGATCCAGCAGATACGACTCTCTTGCTCTGTTTTGAGCGTTAA
- a CDS encoding 2-isopropylmalate synthase — MKTQPQKDRIIIFDTTLRDGEQCPGATLNVDEKLVIARQLARLGVDVIEAGFPFASPGDFEAVSRIAQIVGTEEGPIICGLARSTRPDIQAAAEALKPAAHGRIHTFIATSDIHLQYKLKKTREEVLAIAGDMVAYAKSLIDDVEFSPEDAGRSDPEFLYQVLERAIAAGATTINIPDTVGYTTPAEFGALIRGIAEHVPNVDQAVISVHGHNDLGLAVANFLEAVKYGARQLECTINGIGERAGNAALEELVMALHVRRQYYNPFLGRPVDSEAPLTRIDTRQIYKTSRLVSNLTGLLVQPNKAIVGANAFAHESGIHQDGVLKHKLTYEIMDAQSIGLTDNQIVLGKHSGRNAFRTRLKELGFELSEQDLNKAFLRFKELADKKKEISDWDLEAIVNDEIQQAPELFRLERVQVSCGNSTCPTATVTLRTPEGQELTDAAIGTGPVDAVYKAVNRLVQVPNELIEFSVQSVTAGIDAIGEVTIRLRYGERIFSGHAANTDIIVASAQAYINALNRLYAALKSGTLKLAATPAIAEV; from the coding sequence ATGAAAACGCAACCCCAGAAAGACCGAATTATCATTTTTGACACCACACTCCGCGATGGGGAACAGTGCCCCGGTGCCACCCTGAATGTGGATGAAAAGCTGGTAATTGCCCGACAACTGGCACGCTTAGGGGTAGATGTGATTGAGGCTGGCTTTCCCTTCGCTAGTCCTGGAGATTTTGAGGCAGTTAGTCGAATTGCCCAGATCGTGGGCACCGAAGAGGGGCCAATTATTTGTGGATTGGCTCGATCAACCCGTCCGGATATTCAAGCTGCAGCAGAGGCTCTCAAGCCAGCAGCGCATGGACGTATTCATACCTTTATTGCCACTTCCGATATTCATCTCCAGTACAAACTGAAGAAAACTAGGGAGGAAGTACTGGCGATCGCAGGAGACATGGTGGCCTACGCCAAATCGTTAATCGACGATGTGGAATTCTCCCCCGAAGATGCCGGGCGCTCCGATCCAGAATTTCTCTATCAGGTGTTAGAACGGGCGATCGCGGCTGGAGCCACCACGATTAATATTCCCGATACGGTGGGCTACACTACCCCCGCAGAATTTGGAGCTTTGATTCGGGGCATTGCTGAACATGTCCCCAATGTGGATCAGGCGGTGATTTCGGTGCATGGTCACAATGATTTAGGGTTGGCCGTTGCCAACTTCCTGGAGGCCGTTAAGTACGGGGCAAGGCAACTGGAATGCACCATTAATGGGATTGGAGAGCGGGCTGGGAACGCGGCCTTAGAAGAATTGGTGATGGCGCTCCACGTGAGACGGCAGTACTATAATCCATTTTTGGGGCGGCCCGTAGACTCCGAAGCCCCCCTCACCCGGATTGATACTCGCCAGATTTATAAGACCTCTCGCCTGGTTTCTAACCTAACCGGGTTACTGGTACAACCCAACAAGGCGATCGTGGGAGCCAATGCCTTTGCCCACGAGTCGGGCATTCACCAAGATGGGGTGCTAAAGCATAAGCTGACCTACGAAATTATGGATGCCCAGTCCATTGGGCTGACCGATAATCAGATTGTCCTGGGGAAGCACTCGGGACGCAATGCCTTTCGCACCCGCTTGAAAGAATTGGGCTTTGAGCTATCAGAGCAGGATTTAAATAAGGCCTTTCTGCGGTTTAAGGAATTGGCCGATAAGAAGAAAGAAATTTCCGATTGGGATCTAGAAGCCATTGTCAATGACGAAATTCAGCAGGCTCCCGAGTTATTCCGCTTGGAGCGGGTTCAGGTTTCCTGTGGGAACAGCACCTGTCCTACGGCAACGGTGACGCTCCGCACCCCAGAGGGGCAGGAACTGACCGATGCAGCCATTGGGACTGGGCCAGTGGATGCGGTCTATAAAGCCGTCAATCGCTTGGTGCAGGTGCCCAATGAACTGATTGAATTTTCGGTGCAGTCCGTCACCGCAGGCATTGACGCAATTGGAGAAGTCACCATTCGTCTGCGCTATGGGGAGCGGATTTTTTCTGGCCATGCGGCCAATACTGATATTATTGTGGCCTCTGCCCAAGCCTACATCAATGCCCTCAATCGTCTCTATGCAGCTTTGAAAAGTGGCACCCTCAAGCTAGCTGCAACTCCGGCGATCGCAGAGGTCTAA
- the gshA gene encoding glutamate--cysteine ligase, which translates to MQLSKGFEVEMYTGTPQGDIVGLSDQIVAALDGFVREPDSRNVEYTTAPLCNYERLLCALVSPRRRLRKYLHRLGDFTILPGSTLSLGDSHKFHRSDPGNAYHTYIEQTYGTRVVTASIHINIGISDPDVLMRACRLVRVEAPLYLALSASSPFLDGAVTGYHSTRWGLFPATPTHVPLFESHAHFIQWTHEQLAAGTMQNVRHLWSSVRPNGDRRPYNLNRLELRICDLMVDPLALLAVTALLEARLWMLLQDPLLDPLTASSLPTATRGEDLLDITQANEAAVARQSLDAELHHWQDGRPILARDWIAQLYQECWPLAQQHGFSCFLSPVKKTSSRRQYGPALATAISAGS; encoded by the coding sequence GTGCAGCTATCAAAAGGCTTTGAAGTTGAGATGTACACGGGGACGCCCCAGGGTGACATCGTGGGTCTGTCCGATCAGATTGTTGCCGCACTCGATGGATTTGTGCGGGAACCCGACAGCCGCAATGTAGAGTATACAACCGCCCCTCTCTGTAACTATGAACGGCTGCTCTGTGCCTTGGTCAGCCCCCGCCGACGGTTGAGAAAGTATCTGCATCGCCTTGGCGACTTCACGATTCTGCCGGGGAGTACCCTCTCCTTAGGAGACAGCCACAAATTCCACCGCTCCGATCCAGGGAATGCCTACCACACCTACATTGAGCAAACCTATGGCACCCGAGTGGTAACCGCCAGCATTCACATTAACATTGGCATCAGTGATCCCGATGTGCTGATGCGAGCCTGTCGGCTGGTGCGGGTGGAGGCTCCCCTTTATCTGGCGCTGAGCGCATCCTCTCCATTTCTGGATGGGGCTGTGACGGGATACCACTCCACCCGTTGGGGGTTATTCCCAGCCACGCCAACCCATGTCCCGTTATTTGAAAGTCATGCCCACTTTATCCAGTGGACCCATGAACAGCTGGCTGCCGGCACCATGCAGAATGTCCGACATCTGTGGTCGTCGGTACGTCCCAATGGCGATCGCCGTCCCTACAACTTGAATCGGTTAGAGTTGCGGATTTGTGATTTGATGGTTGATCCCCTAGCGCTACTCGCAGTGACGGCGTTGCTAGAAGCACGGCTGTGGATGCTGCTCCAGGACCCCCTATTAGATCCCCTGACTGCCAGTAGCCTGCCAACAGCCACCCGTGGTGAGGATCTACTCGACATCACCCAAGCCAATGAAGCTGCGGTTGCGCGCCAGAGCCTAGATGCTGAACTGCACCATTGGCAAGATGGGCGTCCGATTTTGGCTCGAGATTGGATTGCCCAACTGTATCAAGAGTGTTGGCCCTTGGCTCAACAGCATGGGTTTAGCTGCTTTCTGTCTCCCGTGAAAAAAACTTCTTCGAGACGGCAATATGGCCCAGCATTGGCTACAGCAATATCAGCAGGGTCTTGA
- a CDS encoding DUF2358 domain-containing protein, with product MDILQCLREDYQRFPADQTYSLYAPDVYFQDPLNRFRGVDRYRQMIGLIQTWFTHPRLELHDIQHTDQRIETHWTLSWTAPLPWAPRIAIAGWSELLLNPDGLISSHIDYWHCTRLHVLQQHFRASIPEHN from the coding sequence ATGGACATTTTGCAATGTTTACGCGAGGACTATCAGCGCTTCCCAGCGGATCAGACCTATAGTCTGTATGCTCCGGATGTCTACTTTCAAGACCCCCTTAACCGTTTCCGGGGTGTGGATCGCTATCGACAAATGATTGGTTTAATCCAGACCTGGTTTACCCATCCCCGGTTGGAACTCCATGACATTCAACACACGGATCAGCGCATTGAAACCCATTGGACCTTGAGTTGGACTGCGCCCTTACCCTGGGCTCCTCGAATTGCGATCGCGGGTTGGAGTGAATTGCTCTTGAATCCAGACGGTCTGATCAGCTCCCATATTGACTACTGGCATTGCACCCGACTGCACGTTTTACAGCAACATTTTCGGGCATCGATCCCTGAGCACAATTGA
- a CDS encoding DUF3177 family protein, whose protein sequence is MQSELWLRSLVWTDYRLAVLFTVTVPLVLLVWAFVRKAEAIQKLLVIYWRVASLLVITLYLMIAALPISFISALLAQILIPLGLWFWADLNEEIREQPKSPLKFTLLAWRWAMTVYFALGAIAQVPFLSCAVTSQTSLLDRPFCRVWLEAPWGFKALFHAKTTPQFLGFLGIVGLVIYVLYLGHFVLYRLGKQGRSATIY, encoded by the coding sequence ATGCAAAGTGAGCTTTGGTTGCGATCGCTGGTCTGGACTGACTATCGTCTCGCCGTTTTGTTTACGGTGACGGTTCCTCTGGTGCTGTTAGTCTGGGCGTTTGTTCGCAAGGCTGAAGCCATTCAAAAATTGCTGGTGATCTACTGGCGGGTTGCTAGTTTGCTGGTAATTACACTGTACTTAATGATTGCTGCCCTACCCATTAGCTTTATCTCAGCCTTATTGGCGCAAATCTTAATTCCGCTGGGGTTATGGTTCTGGGCTGATCTGAACGAAGAAATTCGCGAACAACCCAAGAGTCCGCTGAAATTCACCCTCCTGGCTTGGCGCTGGGCAATGACCGTTTATTTTGCCCTGGGTGCGATCGCCCAGGTTCCCTTTTTGTCCTGTGCCGTAACCTCACAAACCAGCTTGCTCGATCGCCCCTTTTGTCGCGTTTGGCTGGAAGCCCCCTGGGGGTTTAAGGCGTTGTTCCATGCCAAAACCACCCCACAATTCCTAGGGTTCTTAGGGATTGTCGGACTGGTAATCTATGTTTTGTATTTGGGTCATTTCGTTCTTTACCGCCTGGGCAAGCAGGGACGTTCAGCAACGATATATTGA
- a CDS encoding Calvin cycle protein CP12, with protein MSNIQEQIEQELTEARAVCDVSGGTSAECAAAWDAVEELQAEASHQRQVKPKNSLEQYCDDNPDAAECRLYED; from the coding sequence ATGAGCAATATCCAAGAACAAATCGAACAAGAGCTGACCGAAGCCCGTGCGGTCTGTGACGTGAGTGGCGGTACCTCTGCTGAGTGTGCGGCAGCGTGGGATGCGGTTGAGGAACTCCAGGCCGAGGCGTCTCACCAGCGTCAAGTCAAACCCAAAAATTCTCTGGAACAATATTGTGATGACAACCCCGACGCAGCGGAGTGTCGGCTGTACGAAGACTAA
- a CDS encoding universal stress protein, with product MFHKILVALDHSAASQRVFNEALQLAKLLESHLLLLHIHSSEEYGYPMMWVTPSIGSSYPGVYDQLVDSYLKLRETFEQQGLELLKSQAAVAIAAGITTEFSQNTGEPGPRICDLAKNWEADLVIVGRRQQHALSEWFFGSVSNHVLHHAPCSVLAIQGQTEPQETVAQS from the coding sequence ATGTTTCACAAAATTCTGGTGGCCCTAGATCACTCCGCAGCGTCCCAGCGGGTCTTTAATGAAGCCCTGCAACTGGCGAAACTGCTGGAATCCCATCTCTTATTACTACATATCCACTCCTCGGAAGAATACGGTTACCCGATGATGTGGGTGACCCCCAGTATTGGCAGTTCCTACCCTGGGGTCTACGACCAGCTTGTGGATAGCTACCTGAAGCTGCGGGAAACGTTTGAGCAGCAAGGTCTGGAACTTCTGAAATCTCAAGCAGCAGTCGCGATCGCCGCTGGCATCACCACCGAGTTCTCCCAAAATACCGGGGAACCCGGCCCTCGCATCTGTGATCTGGCTAAGAATTGGGAGGCTGATTTAGTAATTGTGGGTCGCCGGCAACAACATGCCCTGAGTGAGTGGTTCTTTGGCAGTGTGAGCAACCACGTCTTGCACCATGCCCCCTGCTCGGTACTGGCGATTCAGGGACAAACTGAGCCGCAGGAGACTGTTGCACAATCTTGA
- a CDS encoding aromatic ring-hydroxylating oxygenase subunit alpha encodes MLKNFWYAVGLSSQIIGQPRPVTLLGHKIVLYRNPAGAVVALEDRCAHRGAALSGGWVEGDCLRCPYHGWEYQSDGSCIEIPANQPNVVIPKRARLATYPVQEQYGLVWLFLGDLPAPEHPPIPPLPEYDAPDWRAIHGEAVWNAHFTRVTEGNMDSSHAPFVHSAFFGNRDEAQVEDYQVDLQPWSVSALTVSKPPKPVGLLKLLLKRHRPTTSAILTAYLPGINRIDVDFKFQGYRFIYFGANTPVDENTTITRWIGLRNFFTAAWADGNSRSNVIKTYLEDRHVIETMRPKIVPFDGKTEVLVASDALQVGYRKLLKQCVDRGWMI; translated from the coding sequence ATGCTCAAAAACTTTTGGTACGCCGTTGGGTTAAGTTCTCAGATCATTGGTCAACCCAGGCCAGTGACCCTATTGGGACACAAGATTGTCCTTTATCGCAATCCAGCTGGCGCAGTGGTGGCACTAGAAGATCGTTGTGCCCATAGGGGGGCGGCGCTTTCGGGGGGTTGGGTTGAGGGAGATTGTCTGCGTTGCCCCTATCACGGATGGGAATATCAGAGCGATGGTAGCTGCATTGAAATTCCAGCCAATCAACCCAACGTGGTAATTCCAAAGCGTGCCCGACTTGCTACCTATCCGGTACAAGAGCAATATGGCCTGGTTTGGCTCTTTTTGGGGGATCTCCCAGCCCCAGAGCATCCCCCGATTCCCCCGTTGCCGGAATATGACGCTCCCGATTGGCGAGCCATCCACGGTGAAGCAGTGTGGAATGCCCACTTTACAAGGGTTACCGAAGGGAATATGGACAGTTCCCACGCCCCCTTTGTCCATTCCGCATTCTTTGGCAACCGGGACGAGGCACAGGTAGAGGATTACCAGGTGGATCTTCAACCTTGGAGTGTGAGTGCCTTAACCGTCTCTAAGCCGCCCAAACCTGTGGGCTTACTAAAACTGCTGTTGAAACGCCATCGGCCCACTACCAGTGCGATTTTGACAGCCTATCTCCCTGGGATTAATCGGATCGATGTCGATTTTAAATTCCAGGGCTATCGATTTATTTATTTCGGTGCCAACACCCCCGTTGATGAAAATACAACGATTACCCGCTGGATTGGCTTGCGTAACTTTTTCACGGCTGCCTGGGCTGATGGCAACTCCCGTAGCAATGTGATCAAAACCTATCTAGAGGATCGCCATGTGATCGAAACCATGCGGCCTAAAATTGTCCCCTTTGATGGCAAGACAGAAGTCCTGGTAGCTTCTGATGCCCTGCAAGTCGGCTACCGCAAGCTTCTGAAACAATGCGTCGATCGCGGTTGGATGATCTAG
- a CDS encoding Rieske 2Fe-2S domain-containing protein: MLKNFWYAVELSHEVTQKPKLVTLMGREFVLYREPQGTVVALNNQCAHRGASLAGGWTEGNCIRCPYHGWKYQADGACLEIPANQPGVPIPKRARVNVYPAEEKSGFVWIYYGDQAASERPPVPDLLPELNDPNWRPVYGEYTWDAHYTRVIESNLDVSHAAYVHPPFFGNRDRAVVGDYEVRLDDYSATAVVKAPAPKRKTLLKYLGQNQERYSIARISVYMPTINRIEIDFGFRGFKYIYFTTSLPIDEKTTLAKYIGLRNFLKFPWADGNSRQNAVATYLEDQLIVKTCYPKAAPTDLKQELLVGSDGLIIGYRKLLRQYQEKGWELDEWQPTHPRHTHAPAPVVEPVLNL, encoded by the coding sequence ATGTTGAAGAATTTTTGGTATGCCGTGGAATTGAGCCATGAGGTGACTCAGAAGCCCAAACTCGTGACCCTGATGGGACGGGAGTTTGTCCTCTACCGCGAACCTCAGGGAACAGTGGTGGCTCTGAATAACCAGTGTGCCCATCGCGGGGCATCTCTGGCCGGGGGCTGGACAGAAGGCAACTGTATTCGCTGTCCTTACCATGGCTGGAAGTATCAGGCCGATGGAGCCTGTCTGGAGATTCCGGCCAATCAGCCGGGGGTTCCCATCCCCAAGCGGGCGCGGGTAAATGTCTATCCCGCCGAGGAAAAAAGTGGGTTTGTCTGGATTTACTACGGCGATCAAGCTGCATCGGAGCGACCTCCCGTACCGGATTTGCTCCCTGAACTCAATGATCCCAACTGGCGACCCGTGTATGGCGAATATACCTGGGATGCCCACTACACGCGGGTGATTGAAAGTAACTTAGATGTTTCCCACGCGGCTTATGTCCATCCCCCCTTCTTCGGCAACCGCGATCGCGCCGTGGTCGGGGATTATGAGGTGCGATTAGATGACTACAGTGCCACGGCTGTCGTTAAGGCTCCGGCACCGAAGCGGAAAACCCTCTTAAAATATCTCGGACAGAATCAGGAGCGCTACTCCATCGCCAGGATCTCAGTCTATATGCCCACCATTAACCGCATTGAAATCGACTTTGGCTTTCGAGGGTTCAAGTATATTTACTTCACCACCAGTTTGCCAATTGACGAAAAGACCACTCTGGCAAAATACATTGGCCTTCGCAACTTCCTCAAGTTTCCTTGGGCGGATGGCAACTCGCGCCAAAATGCGGTGGCTACCTACTTAGAAGATCAATTAATTGTCAAAACCTGTTACCCCAAGGCAGCTCCCACAGATCTGAAGCAGGAACTATTGGTCGGCTCCGATGGCTTGATTATTGGTTATCGCAAGCTCCTGCGACAATACCAAGAAAAGGGTTGGGAACTAGATGAATGGCAACCGACTCACCCGAGGCACACCCATGCCCCTGCCCCCGTTGTTGAACCTGTTTTAAACCTTTGA
- a CDS encoding aromatic ring-hydroxylating oxygenase subunit alpha translates to MLLKNFWYAVEFSSAIAAKPVQIKLMDYNFALYRDTQGQVVALKDQCAHRGAALSPGWVEDNCLRCPYHGWKYQSDGVCVEIPANQPGVPIPKRARVETYEVQEKYGYVWLFFGDLPAAERPPIPDFPQFADPKLRCVYGQYTWNAHYTRTFENTIDCSHTLFLHKRSIGVTNEARIEDFDVEMGEWGAKATLDINIRRLRGVWSWISRNNPETQRTYQFFLPNITFIGLKFGSFQLDTFIAHVPVDETTTITKWAFLRNFLTLPLMDGSTRKMGIKLFQEDGAVVKTQFPGPVPLDLQTELLAASDATILAYRKLLKKCQEQGWVIEPHPPMSVAENPAIKQLQELGS, encoded by the coding sequence ATGCTATTAAAAAATTTCTGGTACGCGGTGGAATTTAGCTCGGCGATCGCTGCTAAACCGGTACAGATTAAATTGATGGACTACAACTTCGCTCTCTATCGGGATACCCAAGGTCAGGTTGTGGCGCTGAAAGATCAATGTGCCCACCGGGGGGCGGCGCTCTCACCAGGTTGGGTTGAAGACAACTGTTTGCGCTGTCCTTACCACGGCTGGAAGTACCAGTCTGATGGGGTCTGTGTGGAAATTCCCGCCAATCAGCCGGGGGTTCCCATCCCCAAGCGGGCGCGAGTTGAGACCTATGAGGTTCAAGAAAAATATGGCTATGTCTGGTTGTTTTTCGGTGATTTACCCGCAGCAGAGCGTCCCCCAATTCCAGACTTTCCTCAGTTTGCCGATCCAAAATTACGCTGTGTTTATGGGCAATATACCTGGAATGCTCACTACACCCGTACCTTTGAAAATACAATTGATTGCTCCCATACCCTCTTCCTCCACAAACGATCTATTGGGGTGACCAATGAAGCCAGAATTGAAGACTTCGATGTCGAGATGGGAGAATGGGGAGCAAAAGCCACCCTCGACATCAACATTCGACGCTTACGCGGTGTTTGGAGTTGGATTTCTCGCAACAATCCTGAGACCCAGAGAACCTATCAATTTTTTCTCCCCAACATTACCTTTATTGGTCTCAAGTTTGGGAGTTTTCAACTAGATACCTTTATTGCCCATGTGCCCGTGGATGAGACAACAACCATTACTAAATGGGCATTTTTGCGTAACTTCCTGACCTTACCATTGATGGATGGTAGTACCCGCAAGATGGGAATTAAGCTGTTTCAAGAAGATGGGGCAGTGGTGAAAACTCAATTTCCAGGCCCGGTTCCCTTAGATTTACAGACTGAGTTGCTGGCTGCTTCCGACGCCACGATTTTGGCCTATCGGAAACTCTTGAAAAAATGCCAAGAACAGGGTTGGGTGATTGAACCACACCCCCCGATGTCTGTTGCGGAAAATCCTGCCATCAAGCAACTTCAGGAGTTAGGCAGTTGA
- a CDS encoding transposase-like zinc-binding domain-containing protein, which produces MPVCPSCASSHTVKNGHIHNGKQRLKCHDLSSTA; this is translated from the coding sequence ATGCCTGTCTGTCCTAGTTGTGCCTCTTCCCACACGGTCAAGAATGGTCACATTCACAATGGGAAACAACGGTTGAAATGCCATGATTTGAGTTCAACTGCCTAA
- a CDS encoding 2Fe-2S iron-sulfur cluster-binding protein yields the protein MSKIRQSEQELEAAAVSEDANQLVFWLNGDRMGLTNPDPTVLLVEYLHSIGLTGTKVGCGQGGCGACTVMLSQLAPGTGRPVHRAVNACLRPLCAVDGMMVTTIEGIGNVHSQLDPTQYLIAANNGTQCGFCTPGFVMNTHALLQQKPMASQQEIEDIFGGNLCRCTGYRPILQAMRTLAQDYEASQDNTPSCLIDPAFPMQSRSQLATIDLTALTPRQSTAPYSTVQRQWPGVVSTCDDL from the coding sequence ATGAGCAAAATCAGACAGAGTGAGCAAGAGCTAGAGGCAGCAGCGGTTTCGGAGGATGCAAATCAGCTCGTATTCTGGCTGAACGGGGATAGGATGGGGCTGACAAATCCCGATCCCACCGTTCTGTTGGTGGAGTACCTACACAGTATTGGCTTGACGGGGACTAAAGTAGGCTGCGGTCAAGGGGGGTGTGGGGCCTGCACAGTGATGCTCTCCCAACTTGCCCCTGGGACAGGCCGCCCGGTGCACCGGGCGGTAAATGCTTGCCTGCGCCCCTTGTGCGCTGTGGATGGGATGATGGTAACCACCATTGAGGGGATTGGCAATGTTCATAGCCAACTTGATCCGACCCAGTACCTGATCGCGGCTAACAATGGGACACAATGCGGGTTTTGCACCCCTGGTTTTGTGATGAACACCCATGCCTTGCTGCAACAGAAACCGATGGCCTCTCAGCAGGAGATTGAAGATATTTTTGGAGGCAATCTCTGCCGATGTACAGGCTACCGACCCATCCTACAAGCCATGCGAACCCTGGCCCAGGACTACGAGGCCAGCCAGGATAACACGCCAAGCTGTCTGATTGATCCGGCTTTCCCGATGCAGTCGCGTTCGCAACTGGCGACGATCGACCTAACGGCCTTGACCCCCCGCCAATCAACCGCCCCGTACTCTACAGTTCAGCGGCAGTGGCCAGGAGTGGTATCGACCTGCGACGATCTCTGA